The following coding sequences are from one Halictus rubicundus isolate RS-2024b chromosome 11, iyHalRubi1_principal, whole genome shotgun sequence window:
- the LOC143359285 gene encoding sorting nexin-7, whose translation MMSSSENDAENSGERATEDSAILEVSTMAVGGVIKQESRDTDFLSNCSTSIEGSVIASPSLDSFSTLPEQEISDFQTDSRDLQVRVDNPQKHLETLETYITFRITTKSTRPEFADGGFEYVVQRRYNDFIWLRQKLVDSYPTHIIPPMPGKHTLLAQLDRYSKEFIIARMKLLHIFLNRVVNHPILSCDKNLYIFLTTKPAEFLVHRKNRANVLVKMTDSLQNIASTYTMKQRHFEFEQVRDYCTALSEKLVMIDKINHRIHKERQDYLLELHQLHPIFTLWATSEPELAPILLAIAKAIECNTEAHQKLLENVTHEEREYISYIDAVKSALSRRDSMQIEYEITIDDLTKKRSEKDQLMGLSSGTVATQNWGGSLWKAESRDEKLERLGQTIPRLAKQVEVLQDRVECANENLRSDLQRWNVEKQMDLKHMLISMADRQIRHYQQCMNAWEEILTGLKLDGVGSDVTVGPPIKIPV comes from the exons ATGATGTCCTCGTCGGAAAACGATGCGGAAAATTCCGGTGAAAGGGCCACGGAAGATTCCGCGATTTTGGAAGTGAGCACGATGGCAGTCGGCGGTGTTATCAAACAAGAAAGCCGCGACACGGACTTCCTTTCGAATTGCAGCACTTCTATAGAAGGTTCTGTG ATAGCATCTCCTTCCCTCGACAGTTTCTCCACATTGCCGGAGCAAGAGATATCAGACTTTCAAACAGACTCGAGAGATCTGCAGGTCAGAGTGGATAATCCTCAAAAGCACCTTGAAACACTAGAAACTTACATCACCTTTCGCATAACGACAAAG TCCACGAGACCAGAATTCGCGGATGGAGGATTCGAATACGTTGTTCAACGACGATACAATGATTTCATTTGGTTGCGACAGAAGTTGGTGGACTCGTATCCTACGCATATCATTCCG CCGATGCCTGGAAAACACACGTTACTCGCACAGTTAGATCGTTACTCCAAAGAATTTATCATAGCTCGTATGAAACTGTTGCATATATTTCTTAACAGAGTGGTTaatcatcctattctcagttGCGACAAAAATTTGTACATCTTTTTAACTACCAAACCTGCG GAATTCCTTGTGCATCGTAAAAATCGTGCAAACGTTCTCGTCAAAATGACAGATTCCTTACAAAATATAGCAAGCACGTACACCATGAAACAACGTCATTTCGAATTTGAACAAGTTCGAGATTATTGTACAGCCCTTAGTGAAAAATTAGTAATGATAGATAAAATAAATCATCGCATACATAAGGAGAGACAAG ACTATTTGCTGGAATTGCATCAATTGCATCCGATATTCACATTATGGGCAACGTCTGAACCAGAACTTGCCCCTATTCTATTAGCGATTGCAAAAGCTATTGAATGCAATACCGAAGCTCACCAAAAACTGCTCGAAAATGTTACGCACGAGGAACGAGAATACATCTCGTATATAGATGCAGTCAAGAGTGCTCTATCTCGGCGGGATTCGATGCAAATCGAATACGAAATAACTATCGACGACCTGACGAAGAAACGATCTGAAAAAGATCAG TTAATGGGACTCTCGAGTGGCACAGTCGCAACACAAAATTGGGGTGGATCGTTGTGGAAAGCAGAATCTCGCGATGAAAAATTGGAGAGACTCGGACAGACGATTCCACGATTGGCAAAGCAAGTGGAAGTGCTGCAAGATCGCGTAGAATGTGCCAACGAAAATTTGCGCAGTGACTTGCAAAGATGGAACGTGGAGAAACAGATGGATCTGAAACATATGTTAATCTCTATGGCGGATCGACAAATACGTCATTATCAGCAATGCATGAATGCATGGGAAGAAATTCTGACCGGTTTGAAGTTAGACGGGGTAGGATCCGATGTTACCGTAGGACCACCTATTAAAATTCCCGTTTGA
- the LOC143359299 gene encoding uncharacterized protein LOC143359299 has translation MICRHLGPYFIQGILTGIKYAAFLRQDLSGLLEEITLFDRERMWFQHDGCPAHYSKVARTVLNTKYPGRWIGRRGPIPWPVLSQDLTSLDFNLWGKIKCIVYKDKPTTPEEMRQRITAACASITSQEIDNAYRSFIKRLQHCINEDGQHFEHLL, from the coding sequence TAGGCCCGTACTTTATACAAGGAATTCTTACTGGTATAAAGTATGCTGCATTTTTACGCCAGGATTTGTCGGGCCTTTTAGAAGAAATTACGTTATTCGATCGGGAGCGCATGTGGTTTCAACATGATGGTTGTCCAGCGCATTATTCTAAAGTTGCTAGAACGGTGCTAAATACGAAATATCCTGGACGATGGATAGGGCGACGAGGACCAATTCCATGGCCAGTCCTTTCTCAGGATCTGACATCATTGGACTTTAATCTATGGGGCAAGATAAAATGTATTGTGTACAAAGATAAACCCACAACGCCAGAGGAGATGCGGCAAAGGATTACTGCAGCATGTGCATCAATTACGTCTCAGGAAATCGACAATGCCTACagatcatttattaaaagattgcaacattgcataaatgaggatggtcaacatttcgaacatttattatga